One Vampirovibrio chlorellavorus genomic window carries:
- a CDS encoding DUF2635 domain-containing protein encodes MNKENLQNKVFVVPAHKDLIVRHPFTKRPIPADGLFVEDSPYIRRRLKDGDLLLANPKRRKKEEADE; translated from the coding sequence ATGAATAAAGAGAACTTGCAAAACAAGGTCTTTGTCGTGCCTGCACACAAGGACCTCATCGTCAGACACCCCTTTACCAAGCGACCCATCCCAGCGGATGGGCTTTTTGTTGAGGATTCCCCCTATATCCGCAGGCGGCTCAAAGACGGGGATTTGCTCCTAGCCAACCCCAAAAGACGCAAAAAAGAGGAGGCTGACGAATAA